From the Lycorma delicatula isolate Av1 chromosome 4, ASM4794821v1, whole genome shotgun sequence genome, the window ttctttcattttttctaggAAATATTCTTTGACTCATACGTTCCAGAAGGAGAGCCTCCTAATGATCGAGGTTGTCGCATTTGTAAAGTTATTGGACATTTAGCCAGAGACTGTTCAAAAAATAAGCAACGTCACAGtcgttataaaatgaaaagaggtaaaaataagaaagatgaaaacagagagagaaagaTTAATGAAGAAAACAGTTGTTTTAGAGGGTCAGATAATAAACCTTATAAGACTGATGTAACACATAAGAAAAATGTACATACTAAGCCGAATAAACCTCAGGCCTGTGAAGAATCCAATGAACAGACAAAAGTGAcaagaaaagaattaaacaaaagcCAGCTCCATAAATCTACTTCTTCCTCTGATGCAGTCACTTTAACAGAGAGAAATCATGACCATCCAGGATTCCAACAAAACAAGTCAACTGTGATGAAAAATGTACAGTTTAATCCTACTCCACCACAGAATGTCAGTCTACCTCAAAAATTTATTCCACCACTTCTAAAATCTGTCACACCTGGACAATTTTGTTCGCCTAGATATTGTAGTAATACACCACCACCACTTATTCCTCAACAATTCAGATTTAATAATGCACCACCACAACGATTAGATAACCTTAGACAGTACAGAGGACCAGGAAATTCAGTAATGTTAAGTGGTTCACCACTTATACAATATCATTTTGGGCCAACGTCAGTGAGACCTGTCGGAATACCACCTTTTAGTCATGCTCGATCATCAAACTGTCCTCGACCTTACATAGCAGTTAATGATAGGAGTGAATATAATATGGGTCCAGTTCCTCATTCCACAATGCAGATACCATCTGATCGACAGACCATAAGAAATAATGCTGTACAACATCCAGAAAGAAATTCAGCAGTAAAcggcaatgtaaaacaaacaaattctattaagaaaaatagaGATCTCATAAGTAAATAGGAACAGCACTTTGTAAATAAGGTATATATAtcatgttcattaatttatttaacattagatattttatacttaatgcaGTAAAATCTCTGTGACAAATGTAATGGGAGCCAGCCACCACATAAAGTCATTTATGAAGGGGGGGTTAAAAAGTtaacatgttttaatttattttttatttgtttaatgttatgaAGGGAGcaaaaatgcaaaaagaaaataaatgatttaatatatgtacttttacagtacatatattattatcttttatgactgcataggatcactttagtcagtccattatccaagtctcttcaatgGAACTGTTCAGGCCTTGCAtttctcccagtactttttcatacattctttTCTTTGTGCCTTTTTTTAGCATTGAAAATGTTCATCTTGTGAATATGAAACAAgtatttttgttcttgattttcttgtttaattttattttatctgtgatgtcttctggtgtaaagcaaatttccttcagatcctctcttattactctgatccatctgcatcctctCTTGGTGTTTTTCcagttgagattgtactgtactagctgttacagaagtcttgaatcttgcatcctcatgatatgtccaaagaatcctagtttcctcttacgcatggtatcagtgatgggttctaactctttgtatatGATTTTGTTGTACATAACACAATTccctgtctttctggtactttttattgatgtaggtttttccaattcttttgattttctggagtctgtctttgattgttcaggTGGaaaagtgtttctgctgcataagtggcttctggttttataactatgttgtagtgtcttatttttgcatttattgataggcatttttattgtaagtgaaccaagttaatttttgagctttagctagtttgtttcttcttatttggatcaaagtttttttcatttaggttgttctttattatttctcaaagatattaaaattgggttagtgttttgattttattactatttatgtttacttcttttaatcatgttGGATTTTGAGGAATTATTTCTGTCTTTTTGGAtaatattttgaggccaattttatttgtaatgttttaaagttCTAGTATCTGGATTTAGCTTTTTGATATCCTTTGCTAGCAGTCCCAATTCGTCATCGAagccaagacagtttgttttgagtGAGGGTGAAttatcatgttttattaatttgttatgtaGTCTGAcatgtcttagaatttttagtaggattCTCTATGGATGCAGTAATAcactttcttgaaatctacaaatgtaatcaccatgtctctgtttcttttcctgttgtaatccattattagcttgagactcatgttttggtctggacagctcctacagggtctgaaacctccctggtattctagTTATTTCTCGAGTTGTGAAccaatcctgttgaggatgattcttgaaagaattttgtatgttgtgtctaggagtgagattcccctgtaattgttagggtctgttttatctccttttttatgtAGCAGATGGATGAGAGCTGTTGTCCAGTGTTTGGTAGTTCCAAACACTGGACATCCAGATGTTAACAAGCTGTTaatgaagggcaatttttgctgatcttcgtgcatgtttccagatctctacaaaagtctgatcttctcctgctgctttgtaacttcatctcacccagtgcttggtagacttttTTTATTGTGGGAGGTTTGATGTTTTGTGGTGGTGTTGAAGTTTAGgcgtttgttgaaatatttagctaggatttccatcttgtctttattgttatgggccagttaCCATTTTCACTCTTTATTACTAGGGTTGGGGATTTGTATTTTTGAAGGTTTGTAGTAGGCTCTCAACTGTTTTATTAAAGTCTTCAGTATGTCTTTTTATTCTGTGTAGGGTTCGGGTcgttttttcctttgttttactagatttcagaagatttatgatttttgggattggtgaaatagcCACTCTCGATCTCTTTTCTTCACTTTTCGTCACATTCGTTATTCCACCATTGATGTTTTTACAGGATTTGGGGGCTATAATTCTTCTGCAATTTGTTTAAGGTTGCTAACTAGATCTTTgagtttatctgtgattgttatttttttggttgctttatggtaattttcattcttgattagttgtgtagggtccatttttcttttagttttcagAGCCtggttttgtttctttttttgggaaataaatttaattttaattttgactacatagtgataTGAGCCTGTGTCTACTCGGAGGACTTTTATGCTGTAAATTtccttgtggtggtgtttgtccatgatTACCtggtctagttgccattctccttcaCTGTAGTCAGGGTgtttccagtttttgaggtttcctcttaaaatatgtggatttcgagattaggttgtggtttctgcagagatcaaTGAGTCTCTGTCCATTTCTGTTTTCTTTTGGGCTGgccattttttgatgattttgctGTATCAGCGTCACTCTGATTACTACATCATACAAAGaaaagatatgaataaaatttctatgtaccaaaacattaataaaaatatatatacagagggaaaaggaaataatttggaaactgattctagagcttgaaataaggaaaaaattatacaaacaaatttcCGAAACTGCTTTGTtgttgagttacggctagtgaaaaaatGTGTCTAGATTTCAGTTCCGCCTCTgatgaaatgagatcatactgaaattgtaaggcattatataaggaataaacttcatggtttcttatggtttttgacctgaaaaatcaaataaaatgggTTCCAGAACTCTATCTCATTGTGTTTTCATGATAACCGtcataaaacagaaaactttgctgacattaaacacattttttttaggtttgaagtacaatagtGTTGttgaatgactaataaatgtgtaaattttactataaaaacctatagaaaatttaattctgagaaaatttatgtgataaaagtccataagaaacaaaaaaaaaactagataaacttttattatcaaaaacaaaactaatggaTAAATATTAAGATTGTGTGAAAATTAAAAGCagctgtttttaatacaaaaattattgaattaaaaaaatttgaatattcattattatcataaaattgtggttataTGATAATCATAAACATAGATGGTTTAGTTGTTTAACCCAgttttgattgtttaattatttttgaaaattaatgtatgcagtgttttttgtttgttgtactctaaactgtgcctatatttttttgattgaatctgaatttaaaaaagtaaagttccattttgaattatttataaaaaagccaCATCTTCACTCATTCACAGTCTGTTATGATGTTTGTGTACAGcttttgcaatggaagtgctcCAGCTGCAGTGGAAGAATACAGGTGTAGCTATCCTGGATGAGTAattccaaattataaaatattttgcagaagttttaataatcttcatgaaAATGGTACATTTCCCTGAGCTGATGTAACATCTACCAGTATATGGTGTTgaaaggggaaaaagggaaaaggtgaTACAGCTTAGTCTTAGAATGAATGTGCAAAGACTTTCTACAAACTCAACATTCCACAACGtagtatggaggacattacatGCTCACAAAATGTGTAATTATGTTAAGAAAGTTCAATACCTTCACCTTGATGAATATGCTAGAAGATagcagttttgtcaatggattaGCAATAATTATTACCACTTAATTTTGTTCTTACTATTTTCGGACAAACTACTTTTACCCgtaatggcataaacaacacTGAATTCACATCAGTGGTCGAAGAAAACCCACATTCTGTAGTCGTAGTCGAATCAAATCTCCAGCAACAATTTTTTGTGAACATTTGGTGTGTGGCATGATCAACAACTAATGAATAGGCCTTTTCATATTAGGGATGGACAGAAATTACCTGGAATTTTTAAGCTATGAATTTCTGACAGTGCCTGAAAATTTCTTATTGGTAAAActaattgaaatgtactatcaacttgtACCACCTTGTTGGATCATCAACATATTTAatgaatgaagtaagacaattcttaaaatttactggtaaaaatttactggtaaatggattggatgTAGAGGCGTAGTcaattggccacctagatcaccaGACCTTACTCCCTTAGGTTACTGTTTATGGAGATAGATGAAATCTGAGTTATACAAGTTAAAAGTAGACACAtgttgaacccaccgggttggtctagtggtgaatgcatcttcccaagtcagctgatttggaagttgagagttccagtgttcaagtcctagtaaaggcagttacttttatacggatttgaatactagatcgtggataccggtgttctttggtggttgggtttcaattaaccacacatctcagaaatggtcaaactgagaatgtacaagactacactcatacatatcatcctccgaagtaatacctgaatggtaattcccggaggctaaacaggaaatagaaagacACACATGTTGAACTGATAGCTCACATTCTCAGTGCTACTGTCCTCATTAGGAAATGCAAACATATCATTAGGTTTTCATCAGAAAATGAAAGGAAACAAGTTGAAAAGTGCATAGATGCCAGTGgtggaattttcaaacatttattttaaattaatactgtataaaccacagtacatatatatatatatatatatatatatatatattaagtaaattaagagtactttaacttttcaaaggtctatatttattgtactaaaaacagctgtttttaagtcttacaaattcataacatttttctgttaagttttgtttttattaagaaaagttgattttttttttataaactttattacattaattttctcagaattaaattctctataagttataataaaatttatgtgtttattagtcatttaataaagttattgtacttcaaacttaTAAAAACCTGTTactgtcattaaatttttcagttttgcgttggatatcatgaaaaatagggagatacagttctgtaacctgttttattcgatctttcagatcaaaaatcatgaagtttaccccttatataattctttaaaaatttcagtttgacttTATTTCACCagaaggaactgaaatccaggtgaaTTTTTTTGCAAGctgtaacttgataacaaagctttttctgaaatgtttatatgtacttctTTCTTGTTTCAAGCTCTAGAGTCagttcccaatttttttttcctttcctcctgaatcattctgcaTATAGAATTTCAACCCTTCCCTTCACTACtcctaaataattattgaaagaatTATCTCTAACGTAGACAGCAAGCAGGTAACCTTAGTAATAActatttgtttaaatagaaatcagtaatgaacttttttttttttttttttttttgtcttcagtcacttgactggtttgatgcagctctccaagattccctatctagtgctagtcgtttcatttcagtataccctctacatcctacatccctaacaatttgttttacatattccaaacgtggcctgcctacacaatttttcccttctacctgtccttccaaaattaaagcgactattccaggatgccttagtatgtggcctataagtctgtctcttcttttaactatatttttccagatggttctttcttcatctatttgccgcaatacctcctcatttgtcactttatccacccatctgatttttaacattctcctatagcaccacatttcaaaagcttctaaccttttcttctcagatactccgattgtccaagtttcacttccatataaagcgacactccaaacatacactttcaaaaatcttttcctgacatttaaattaatttttgatgtaaacagcttatatttcttactgaaggctcgtttagcttgtgctattcggcattttatatcgctcctgcttcgtccatctttagtaattctacttcccaaataacaaaattcttctacctccataatcttttctcctcctattttcacattcagtggtccatctttgttatttctactacatttcattacttttgttttgttcttgtttattttcatgcaatagttcttgcgtaggacttcatctatgccgttcattgtttcttctaaatcctttttattctcggctagaattactatatcatcagcaaatcgtagcatctttatcttttcaccttgtactgttactccgaatctaaattgttctttaacatcattaactgctagttccatgtaaagattaaaaagtaacggagatagagaacatccttgtcggactccctttcttattatggcttctttcttatgttcttcaattgctactgttgctgtttggttcctgtacatgttagcaattgttcttctatctctgtatttgaaccctaatttttttaaaatgctgaacattttattccagtctacgttatcgaatgccttttctaggtctataaacgccaagtatgttggtttgtttttctttaatcttccttctactattaatctgaggcctaaaattgcttcccgtgtccctatacttttcctgaaaccaaattggtcttctcctaacacttcctccactctcctctcaattcttctgtatagaattctagttaagatttttgatgcatgactagttaaactaattgttctgtattcttcacatttatctgcccctgatttctttggtatcattactataacactttttttgaagtctgacggaaattcccctttttcataaatattacacaccagtttgtataatctatcaatcgcctcctcccctgcactgcgcagtaattctacaggtattccgtctattccaggagcctttctgccatttaaatcttttaatgctctcttaaattcagatctcagtattgtttctcccatttcatcctcctcaacttcctcttcttcctctataaaaccattttctaattcatttcctccgtataactcttcaatatattccacccatctatcgactttacctttcgtattatatataggtgtaccatctttgtttaacacattattagattttaatttatgtaccccaaaattttccttaactttcctgtatgctccgtctattttaccaatgttcatttctctttccacttctgaacacttttctttaatccactcttctttcgccagtttgcacttcctgtttatagcatttcctaattgccgatagttccttttactttcttcatcactagcattcttatattttctacgttcatccatcagctgcaatatatcgtctgaaacccaaggttttctaccagttctctttattccgcctaagttcgcttctgctgatttaagaatttcctttttaacattctcccattcttcttctacattttctatcttatcttttttactcagacctctagcgatgtcctcctcaaaaatcttctttacctcctcttccgcaagcttctctaaattccaccgattcatctgacaccttttcttcaggtttttaagccccaatctacatttcattatcaccaaattatggtcgctatcaatgtctgctccagggtaagttttgcagtcaacgagttgatttctaaatctttgcttaaccatgatataatctatctgataccttccagtatcgcctggctttttccaagtgtatattcttctattatgatttttaaattgggtgttggcaattactaaattatacttcgtgcaaaactctataagtcggtcccctctttcattccttttgcccagcccgtattcacccactatatttccttccttgccttttccaatgcttgcattccaatctccaactattattaaattttcatctccttttacgtgtttaattgcttcatcaatctcttcgtatacacattctacctcatcatcatcatgggcgcttgtaggcatatagacgttaacaatcgttgtcggtttaggttttgaatttatccttattacaatgactctatcgctatgcgtcttgaaatactccactctcctccctattttcttgttcatcacgaaacctactcctgcctgcccattatttgacgctgagttaattactctaaagtcacccgaccaaaagtcgccttcctcttcccaccgaacctcactaattcctactatatccacgtttaccctatccatttccctttttaaattctctagcctaccaaccttttttaagcttctaacattccacgctccgactcgtagaatgttattttttaattttctggtgaccccttccttagtagtccccacccggagatccgaacgggggactattttacctccggaatattttaccaaggaaggcgcctccattattgtatatgtgaaaatgcagagccacattttcttggaaaaaaagcagctgtagttttccattgctttcagctgcgcagtactcagaggactgagtgatgttgatacggccgtttaagtcgtcctgactcacgcccctaacaactactgaaagagctgctgccctctttcaggaatcattccttagtctggctctcaacagatacctctccgatatggttgcaccttcggtccagctactctgtatccctgagcactcaagccccctcaccaacggcaaggtctcatgattcatagaggaggaaatgaacttttaaaacatctaaatctatttttttatgaaatgtagtCAAATAACTATAACTTGAAAATTTCTACAacttgaaatttattctaattcctgGCCATATTGTATTACGTTATcataaataaattcctttaacTCGAACTAAAATCTTGTAagtcaaagtaaaaaatttgattagttattacaaaaaacaattttaacattagGCCTATAGTACTGATCttattttcagttcaaaattGTGAAACAAGCATGATTCGCTTCCATTACTATGcaataacaaaaaaggaagatTCAACATACAGTAAAGAGGGAAGCGAAATCTTATACATCACACATCAATATTCACCGGAACTTGTTTGTCATATGAAGTTTCTGTCAGTGTTTCTTTATAACCATCCAGCTCATATGCATAGTTTTCGTATGTTTGGGTTTATTTGCTATAGTCGTGATTGAAATTTACCTATCAGTGGATCAAATTTATGTGAAAAAGCCGAGCACTTTGAAAGacagtttaattttacagatttcaaaGCTAGTTCAGTTGGCTTAATAAGTTTAGATAggcatggaataatttttaaaatatttgtggtgAAAGTGTCActgtaaatgaagaattttgtaatactTGGATAAACAGTAcactaaaagaaattatgagcACATACAATGATTTGGTCATCTTTAATGCTGACAAAACTGGactgttttataaatgtttatctgACAAAACTTAAACTGTTAAAGGTGATAAATGCTGCCGTGGGAAACAAAGTAAAGACTGTATCACAGTTCTTTTAAGTGCAAACATGTCGGGGACAGAAAAATTGAAACCTCTCATAATTGGTAAATCGAAAAATCCGCATTGTTTCGCTAATGTTAAACTTTTGCCTATTCATTACAAAACCAATAGAAAAGCATGGGTtactattgaaatttttgaaaactggTTATTCAAATCAGATCattattatcattcaaaaaaaaaaagaatgttctaTTTATTTACAACTGGCCGCCACATCCAAAATCGTTTCCTCAggaattattattgataaaatatgttttcttttcacCAATGTTACCTCTAAACTCCAACCAATGGATCAGggcattatacaaaattttaaggtaaaggattataatgaaaacgttaaaagaaattaattttgttcattgtcTATGGTAAGTTATAAAATCTTGGAATGATGTGACTTGaactaacaatttttaactgttttaaaaaagctGGATTTAAAAACCCACAATTCGTTATTTTGTCAGAATGTGAACAAACTattagtaaaaatctttgttctagcaacaataattttacaaaagagcCAATccatcactttttattttatttttttataattttaatgtcatttttgttttatctgaaacttttaaaaacacaatcCTTGATTTTAAAACTGAACCGTGTTTTATACACAACAGTGATATGTTTTACTATTCATATTAAGTTATAgccttttgtatttttcattcattaacgaTTGTGCAATAAAGAAAAAGTGTGATTAATGTACAGTATTTTCATGTGTATTTATTAGGCTACATTTTGTTTAGTGTCTTCAGCGGTAATGAATACTCGTCAGGTAAGTTAATTTTAACTTGCTAACTACATGCATACTAATCCGTAGTATGTACTGTATACTGCATTTATAACGCTGAATCATGTCACGTAATAATATTGCTGTGATATAAAACTGTGTATGGAAAAAAAGCAATATTCCTTTAAATAGTGCTGTACATTTTACGTAAGTGAATTTACAGTGGGTAGTAATTTCGTAACATGTATGTTTCTCTAACTCAAATTTTCcatatgtcaaattttttttgtttccttgaaTATTCGAGTTATAGGAATTCCACTGTAGTATTTTTTTCACCACTCTATCCAGTAATGTGCAATGGTATAGACAGATATGTTTTAATCTGTTTGtgttgaaatgtttttcttttctttttttgcagaTATGTAAATACATCATGAATGTAAAACATTCTGATAAAATTGCTGTATATTTCAGAAGAAGATTTTCTGTATactttagaagatttttttatgtatagacaagtagaaataatttttattgtttgacaaaaaagtatataaatatatatatatatatatataaatggaagtAAAAATCTATAAGTATATagctaaa encodes:
- the LOC142323247 gene encoding uncharacterized protein LOC142323247; the encoded protein is MSLPTTFLFQDPTTSTTSFHWCKLAFHSSSLAALVVHRKQLDDGTPATERTLEGCNVYFFQDLDNLHKVWNGFRKNIKTAGQLWIEMLRFYTEEFDFVHNVISIRTSRLVTKENKNFNTMNIAIEDPFNSSHNLGSALSMSMNIHILRQFQGARCHFGRLLPPPAPAENKLEEIFFDSYVPEGEPPNDRGCRICKVIGHLARDCSKNKQRHSRYKMKRGKNKKDENRERKINEENSCFRGSDNKPYKTDVTHKKNVHTKPNKPQACEESNEQTKVTRKELNKSQLHKSTSSSDAVTLTERNHDHPGFQQNKSTVMKNVQFNPTPPQNVSLPQKFIPPLLKSVTPGQFCSPRYCSNTPPPLIPQQFRFNNAPPQRLDNLRQYRGPGNSVMLSGSPLIQYHFGPTSVRPVGIPPFSHARSSNCPRPYIAVNDRSEYNMGPVPHSTMQIPSDRQTIRNNAVQHPERNSAVNGNVKQTNSIKKNRDLISK